A single Natrinema pellirubrum DSM 15624 DNA region contains:
- a CDS encoding YncE family protein: MDRSVDRRQFVQVLSGGLGIGLAGCTGGNGNENSGEDGDENSTGNGTNNEGSAGLAYAFGPETIALIDPAEGEVVDEITDGVEGYAYGDAVVTNDGSHLFVIETSASQVLVIDLENREIVTEVAMGPAGTHMYHPNDEEMWAHSDDEGTFYVIDTTDHEVVETVEAGLDAEGHGKLLYHEDFGSTGYATNVNDPAAHVIDMDAYERVDSIELGDEGGTHYKGYSPQTGLAYFERSGGVGATAVVDTESNEVVDELELTGGMYLTPDEQLLGNIGEEEIRFLDATSEDSEEVGAVAVEGGPDALEYYEADGTLYGFTANTMSPDATVVDIDAFEVVDRIDAGEIERPEDAHSIHRSGVSGDGYFFTPASADGTVAVIDMANQELIEHVPVEDGVDTVQYVPE, from the coding sequence ATGGACCGATCCGTCGATCGACGGCAATTTGTACAGGTACTGAGCGGCGGCCTCGGGATCGGACTCGCTGGCTGTACCGGTGGTAATGGGAACGAGAACAGTGGCGAGGACGGTGACGAGAACAGTACCGGGAACGGAACCAACAACGAGGGGAGCGCCGGACTCGCCTATGCGTTCGGTCCGGAGACGATCGCCCTGATCGATCCGGCCGAGGGCGAGGTCGTCGACGAGATCACTGACGGCGTTGAGGGCTACGCATACGGTGACGCCGTCGTGACGAACGACGGCAGTCACCTCTTCGTCATCGAGACGTCGGCCTCCCAAGTACTTGTGATCGACCTCGAGAACCGCGAGATCGTCACTGAAGTCGCGATGGGACCCGCTGGAACCCACATGTACCACCCGAACGATGAGGAGATGTGGGCTCACTCCGACGACGAAGGGACCTTTTACGTCATCGATACGACGGACCACGAGGTCGTCGAGACCGTCGAAGCCGGCCTCGATGCCGAGGGTCACGGCAAACTCCTCTATCACGAGGACTTCGGCTCGACGGGGTACGCGACGAACGTCAACGACCCGGCGGCACACGTCATCGACATGGACGCCTACGAACGAGTCGACTCCATCGAACTCGGCGACGAAGGTGGCACCCACTATAAGGGCTACAGTCCACAGACTGGGCTCGCCTACTTCGAGCGCTCGGGCGGCGTCGGCGCAACCGCCGTGGTCGACACCGAGTCCAACGAGGTCGTTGACGAACTCGAGCTCACCGGCGGAATGTATCTCACCCCCGACGAGCAACTGCTGGGGAACATCGGCGAGGAGGAGATTCGCTTCCTCGACGCAACGAGCGAGGATAGCGAGGAGGTCGGCGCTGTCGCCGTCGAGGGCGGCCCCGACGCCCTCGAGTACTACGAAGCCGACGGCACGCTGTACGGATTCACCGCGAACACGATGAGCCCCGACGCGACCGTCGTCGACATCGACGCGTTCGAGGTAGTCGACCGAATCGACGCCGGTGAGATCGAACGTCCAGAGGACGCGCACAGCATCCACCGATCCGGCGTCTCGGGCGACGGCTACTTCTTCACGCCCGCAAGCGCCGACGGCACCGTTGCGGTGATCGACATGGCGAACCAGGAGCTGATCGAGCACGTTCCCGTCGAGGACGGCGTCGACACCGTCCAATACGTCCCCGAGTAG
- a CDS encoding RNA-guided endonuclease InsQ/TnpB family protein, whose translation MLEVHRTHRAKIRNHSQVADSLDRHGWSVSKLWNVANYHSREVWEETGKIPDHKELKDELKGHDKYKGLHSQSSQRVLEELAEAFHSWYSSDDDRDNPPGYRKENYYDSQGRRVHEEHPRSTVTWKQNGIRHDTKNNRVRLSKGANHKEHPRAWEYILVEYETRPGVTVENLQQVRAVYDQQNERWELHLVCKDEIETPNAPGEETAGIDLGISNFAAVAYSTNEADLYPGNRLKQDGYYFLKEIANCDDSGGERAARLHHKWSERRTHFFHSLAKHIIQRCVENGVCRINVGDLEGVREDEHGESKNWGKHGNLDLHGWAFDRFTKILTYKAKVEGIEVVEVSERDTSKTCCICGREDDSQRVQRGLYVCEACDAAFNADVNGAENIRLNINDESNSESAPSLGGDRSTGWLAQPEVYLHSLSCGFQPQTEVVDCKP comes from the coding sequence ATGCTGGAAGTCCACCGCACCCACCGAGCGAAAATCCGCAACCACTCACAGGTAGCGGACTCGCTCGACCGGCATGGCTGGAGTGTCAGCAAACTCTGGAACGTCGCCAACTACCACTCCCGAGAAGTCTGGGAGGAGACGGGCAAAATTCCGGACCATAAGGAATTGAAAGACGAGTTGAAAGGTCACGACAAGTACAAGGGACTGCACAGTCAGTCCAGTCAGCGGGTTCTGGAGGAACTCGCTGAAGCCTTCCACTCGTGGTACTCCAGTGACGATGACAGGGACAATCCGCCCGGCTACCGCAAAGAAAACTACTACGACTCGCAAGGCCGTCGCGTCCACGAAGAACACCCACGCAGCACGGTCACGTGGAAACAGAACGGCATCCGTCACGACACCAAGAATAACCGAGTTCGACTCTCGAAAGGGGCGAACCACAAGGAACACCCTCGAGCATGGGAATACATCCTTGTCGAGTACGAGACACGACCTGGAGTCACGGTCGAGAACCTGCAACAAGTCCGCGCCGTCTACGATCAGCAGAACGAGCGGTGGGAACTCCACCTCGTCTGCAAAGACGAAATCGAGACACCCAACGCTCCCGGCGAGGAGACAGCAGGCATTGACCTTGGTATCAGCAACTTCGCCGCTGTCGCATACAGCACAAACGAAGCCGACCTGTACCCCGGCAACCGCCTAAAGCAAGACGGGTACTACTTCCTGAAAGAAATCGCTAACTGTGACGACAGCGGTGGTGAACGGGCCGCCCGCTTGCACCACAAGTGGTCAGAACGCCGTACTCACTTCTTCCACAGTCTCGCCAAACACATCATCCAACGATGCGTGGAGAACGGCGTTTGCCGCATCAACGTCGGGGACTTGGAGGGGGTTCGAGAGGACGAACACGGCGAGTCGAAAAACTGGGGTAAGCACGGCAACCTCGACCTACACGGGTGGGCATTCGATCGCTTCACCAAGATTCTCACGTACAAGGCGAAGGTCGAGGGTATCGAAGTCGTAGAAGTGTCTGAACGGGACACGAGTAAGACGTGTTGTATTTGCGGTAGGGAAGACGATAGTCAGCGTGTTCAACGCGGCTTGTACGTGTGCGAGGCGTGTGACGCGGCGTTCAACGCTGACGTGAACGGGGCTGAGAACATCCGTCTCAACATCAACGACGAAAGTAACTCCGAGTCTGCACCCAGTTTGGGTGGAGATAGGAGTACCGGCTGGTTGGCACAGCCCGAAGTCTACCTTCATAGCCTCTCCTGCGGATTCCAACCGCAGACAGAGGTGGTGGACTGCAAACCCTAA
- a CDS encoding DUF7563 family protein → MPECSNCGSHVTSAFVRVFAVDENNVHGCPSCMTYAEISDGESAEET, encoded by the coding sequence ATGCCTGAATGTTCTAACTGTGGAAGCCATGTTACCTCAGCCTTCGTCCGTGTCTTTGCCGTTGATGAGAATAACGTCCACGGATGTCCCTCCTGTATGACCTACGCCGAGATCTCAGACGGTGAGTCAGCAGAAGAGACGTAA
- a CDS encoding RNA-guided endonuclease TnpB family protein yields the protein MVAETTATKTLEATLAPPTTGKEQRLERTVATYRRALEDAFESGADTQNAVNEIVTPYTLTSYAKDALKSYVPQLRRTYNTSELGDDHPVRFTNRGFRIDHSDERAYEFCWRVPQAGRGNAFWIPLRINPEQESLWFDLLNGDVSVGEFRLQQYRTNWVLHVTVEYDVAEPETPDDPTRIGFDIGESKLLTGCACQNDTPTQPYIYDGGRARALRKEMYTTLKRLQERDAAQWRIDERFDHYQNALTDIVEKASREAVEYAESFEDPVIVLEDLSYIRENLDYGKYMNRRLHSWAFARLTDRIKDKALEAGIPVGFVNPRYTSQTCHECGHIGSRGSQAEFKCTNAECWVTEYQADINAAANIAGRFDPWGESVPWKSERDDSPRDGSRCDTATGHRTPSRQSRQTTLAAFGS from the coding sequence ATGGTCGCTGAAACTACCGCCACGAAAACGCTCGAAGCTACTCTCGCGCCACCCACTACGGGCAAAGAGCAACGTCTCGAGCGCACTGTGGCGACTTACCGCCGCGCCCTTGAGGATGCCTTCGAGAGTGGCGCGGATACGCAGAACGCAGTCAACGAGATCGTCACGCCGTACACGCTCACGTCCTACGCCAAGGACGCGCTCAAGAGCTACGTCCCACAACTCCGCCGGACGTACAACACCTCGGAACTCGGGGACGACCACCCGGTTCGATTCACGAACCGTGGCTTCCGAATCGATCACTCCGACGAGCGTGCGTACGAGTTCTGTTGGCGCGTTCCACAGGCTGGACGTGGCAACGCGTTCTGGATTCCACTTCGAATTAACCCCGAGCAGGAATCGCTGTGGTTCGATCTGCTCAACGGCGACGTGTCGGTCGGTGAGTTCCGACTGCAACAGTACCGAACGAACTGGGTGCTGCACGTCACCGTCGAGTACGACGTAGCCGAACCAGAGACGCCGGACGATCCGACTCGAATCGGTTTCGATATTGGCGAGTCTAAGCTTCTGACGGGCTGTGCCTGTCAGAACGACACTCCGACCCAACCATACATCTACGACGGCGGCCGTGCGCGGGCACTCCGCAAGGAGATGTACACGACCCTCAAGCGCCTGCAGGAACGTGACGCCGCCCAGTGGCGGATCGACGAACGTTTCGACCACTACCAGAACGCGCTCACGGATATCGTCGAGAAGGCGTCTCGCGAAGCCGTCGAGTACGCCGAGTCTTTCGAGGACCCGGTAATCGTACTCGAGGACTTGTCGTACATCCGCGAGAACTTGGACTACGGGAAGTACATGAACCGGCGCTTGCACTCGTGGGCGTTCGCTCGCCTCACCGACCGCATCAAGGACAAGGCTCTCGAAGCCGGTATTCCGGTCGGGTTCGTGAACCCACGCTACACGAGCCAGACCTGCCACGAGTGCGGGCACATCGGAAGTCGTGGGTCGCAAGCCGAGTTCAAGTGTACGAACGCGGAGTGTTGGGTCACGGAGTATCAGGCAGATATCAACGCGGCCGCGAACATCGCCGGTCGCTTTGACCCGTGGGGAGAGAGTGTTCCTTGGAAATCGGAACGCGATGACTCGCCTCGGGATGGGAGCCGTTGTGACACGGCCACAGGACACCGCACGCCGAGTCGGCAATCCCGACAGACGACGCTTGCGGCCTTCGGGTCCTAA
- a CDS encoding MFS transporter, whose product MRSRYSSPLADLDQSQTVIIIFASTLVSVMGVSLISPALPTIQTAWNISASQASLLVSAFTLPGIVLTPFVGLIADRVGRKRVLVPSLFLFGVSGIAVVFAEEFTTLLGLRVVQGTAGSAIMSLTVTLLGDLFSGEQQSRLIGLNAAILAIGAAGYPLLGGGLAQLSWAAPFVCFALGIVVAVASSAVLPEPESSVGSSGLSYVANAARSIPTRAALGLYVAIFGIFFVLYGAQLTLVPFVLDASYGLSSGTIGLLLGLPAVTMGVTSSQSSRLMHHLSPPRLITLGFVTYGIGMTIAAVTNSIVVLAGALFLFGIGQGFAEPITDTALNMLAPDAFRGGIMSIRTSVLQFGTTLGPPVFVAVASIVGYTDTLLLAGFVALALGGSAFGILSLSEAGRETHRRPFTNE is encoded by the coding sequence TTGAGATCACGCTACTCTAGCCCGCTTGCTGACCTCGACCAATCACAGACAGTCATCATCATCTTTGCGAGCACGCTCGTGAGCGTGATGGGCGTCTCCCTCATCAGCCCAGCACTGCCGACGATTCAGACGGCGTGGAACATCTCGGCGAGCCAAGCGAGTCTCCTCGTCTCTGCATTCACCTTGCCCGGCATCGTTCTCACGCCGTTCGTCGGACTCATCGCCGACCGTGTTGGTCGCAAGCGTGTGCTCGTCCCCTCGCTGTTCCTGTTCGGCGTGAGTGGCATCGCAGTCGTGTTCGCCGAGGAGTTCACGACGCTTCTCGGGCTCCGCGTCGTACAGGGAACTGCCGGCAGTGCTATCATGAGCCTCACCGTGACGCTGCTCGGGGACCTGTTCTCGGGCGAACAACAGAGTCGCCTTATCGGACTGAATGCAGCGATCCTCGCCATCGGCGCGGCTGGCTACCCCTTACTGGGCGGTGGCCTCGCACAGCTCTCGTGGGCCGCGCCGTTCGTCTGCTTCGCACTCGGTATCGTCGTCGCCGTTGCCAGCTCTGCGGTGCTCCCTGAACCCGAGAGCAGCGTGGGTTCATCCGGACTCTCGTACGTCGCTAACGCAGCACGATCGATCCCAACACGGGCGGCCCTCGGATTGTACGTGGCTATTTTCGGCATTTTCTTCGTTCTCTATGGCGCACAGCTCACGCTTGTTCCGTTCGTTCTCGACGCATCGTACGGCCTCTCCTCCGGAACGATCGGACTGTTGCTCGGACTTCCGGCGGTGACGATGGGGGTGACATCTTCACAGTCGTCCCGTCTCATGCATCACCTTTCACCCCCGCGGCTCATCACACTCGGGTTTGTGACCTACGGTATCGGGATGACGATTGCTGCGGTAACCAACTCGATCGTCGTCCTCGCCGGCGCACTGTTTCTGTTCGGTATCGGTCAAGGATTCGCGGAACCGATCACCGACACGGCGTTGAACATGCTCGCGCCCGATGCGTTCCGCGGTGGAATCATGAGTATCCGAACGAGCGTGCTGCAGTTCGGAACGACCCTCGGCCCACCAGTGTTCGTTGCCGTCGCCTCGATCGTGGGCTACACCGATACACTCCTCCTCGCCGGTTTCGTTGCCCTCGCTCTCGGGGGTTCCGCGTTCGGCATTCTCTCCCTCTCAGAGGCTGGGCGGGAGACTCACCGTCGCCCATTCACAAACGAGTGA
- a CDS encoding HalOD1 output domain-containing protein: MSDQPDREVINRELDPDDENPSVQVIEAIMNFEGATSTELPTIYDCIDGTLNELFSNPPAPEAQMEVTFSYHRYRITVEQNGNAKFVKTG; the protein is encoded by the coding sequence ATGTCTGATCAACCTGATAGGGAAGTTATCAATCGAGAACTTGACCCAGATGACGAGAATCCTTCAGTACAGGTAATTGAAGCGATCATGAATTTTGAAGGAGCAACTTCTACCGAGTTACCCACGATCTACGACTGTATTGATGGAACTCTTAATGAACTCTTTTCTAATCCACCGGCACCAGAAGCCCAAATGGAGGTCACGTTCAGTTATCACAGGTATCGGATTACTGTCGAGCAGAACGGTAATGCGAAGTTCGTGAAAACAGGGTAA
- a CDS encoding copper resistance CopC/CopD family protein has translation MSCTESLAHGFASRRRLWLFALLVVAVVVSASVATPVAAHAYLSDSDPANGEQVEALPDEITLTFSGDGVQTADVTVTGPDGADVSGDATVDSDDSQLVHTPLESATDGEAAEGMYSVQWEILADDGHTVTGSFVFSVGDEPLDRDAVLEAYADDETDEGVPPGETAAKGLLLVALVGLVGGPITAGVAVYPIADRVGSSTRSVDRRLKRLLAVASALLFVAVSALGLTRATTVGSLSPTTILEFAGMPLGRAWLVQLALAAAVLTLLGAAVVGRLPRRVWLGGSLAGALGVGAAVSWGSHSATAIDRLQGTVLDFAHVAGAGLWVGGLVVLALVVPLLLRETAPADRTSAAASAIRRYSLLALAGVTLAVATGLGLASWHVPSLAALGESVYGAALSVKTLLVLLGLGLGGFTRLVLLRRLESPDGADRDGVLGSVLGGAGTRICEDGGQSADGAIAVFIRAVRFEVAILVLIVLLSGLLTSVPTAAVVGGDDGPGTATIEREGDVDLELTATPADREANDERFRLQQGEPVVLEVAFTDGDDYLESERVVRLLAESEAGDRFQIELDETEDGTYATVQTLPSDGDWELRITGEPGGEFVAQTVDAHVESDAGTHDHDETDHSTGSDASPFATLLQFGAVAVGVVGSVAVAVEATQFRKRS, from the coding sequence ATGAGTTGTACTGAATCGCTCGCACACGGCTTTGCAAGCCGACGCCGGCTGTGGCTGTTCGCGCTCCTCGTCGTCGCGGTCGTCGTCTCGGCGAGCGTCGCGACGCCGGTCGCGGCCCACGCCTACCTGAGCGATTCAGATCCCGCCAACGGCGAGCAGGTCGAGGCACTCCCCGACGAGATAACACTCACCTTCTCGGGTGACGGCGTCCAGACCGCTGACGTCACGGTCACCGGCCCTGACGGCGCTGACGTCAGCGGCGACGCCACGGTCGACTCCGACGACTCGCAGCTCGTACACACGCCGCTCGAGAGTGCCACCGACGGTGAGGCGGCCGAGGGGATGTACAGCGTCCAGTGGGAAATTCTCGCCGACGACGGCCACACGGTGACCGGATCGTTCGTCTTCAGCGTCGGCGACGAACCGCTCGACCGGGACGCCGTCCTCGAGGCATACGCGGACGACGAGACGGATGAGGGGGTGCCACCTGGTGAGACCGCCGCCAAGGGATTGTTGCTGGTCGCACTCGTCGGTCTCGTCGGCGGTCCGATCACGGCCGGAGTCGCCGTCTACCCCATCGCCGATCGCGTCGGCTCGTCGACGCGGTCGGTCGACCGACGACTGAAACGGCTACTCGCCGTTGCAAGTGCGTTACTATTCGTCGCCGTCTCCGCACTCGGACTCACTCGAGCGACGACGGTCGGATCGCTCTCACCGACGACCATCCTCGAGTTCGCCGGCATGCCCCTCGGCCGAGCGTGGCTGGTTCAGCTCGCCCTCGCTGCCGCCGTGCTGACCCTCCTCGGAGCCGCCGTCGTCGGTAGGCTTCCCCGACGCGTCTGGCTCGGCGGCTCGCTGGCCGGAGCGCTCGGGGTCGGTGCGGCCGTCAGCTGGGGAAGCCACTCGGCGACTGCGATCGATCGCCTGCAGGGGACGGTCCTCGACTTCGCGCACGTCGCCGGCGCGGGGCTGTGGGTCGGCGGCCTGGTCGTCCTCGCCCTGGTCGTCCCGCTCTTGCTCCGCGAGACGGCGCCAGCCGACCGCACGAGCGCCGCCGCGAGTGCGATCCGACGGTACTCGCTGCTGGCGCTCGCCGGCGTGACCCTCGCGGTCGCGACGGGACTCGGACTCGCCTCCTGGCACGTCCCGTCTCTCGCGGCGCTCGGCGAGAGCGTCTACGGTGCCGCCCTCTCGGTGAAGACGTTGCTGGTCCTGCTAGGGCTCGGCCTGGGTGGATTCACCAGGCTCGTCCTCCTCCGGCGACTCGAATCGCCCGACGGCGCGGATCGCGACGGGGTCCTCGGCAGCGTGCTGGGCGGCGCCGGGACGCGAATCTGCGAGGACGGCGGTCAGTCCGCCGACGGCGCAATCGCCGTCTTCATCCGCGCCGTTCGATTCGAAGTTGCAATCCTCGTCCTGATCGTCCTCCTCTCGGGACTGCTCACGTCCGTCCCGACGGCAGCCGTCGTCGGCGGTGACGACGGCCCCGGAACGGCGACGATCGAGCGCGAGGGCGATGTCGATCTCGAACTGACCGCGACGCCCGCCGACCGTGAGGCGAACGACGAGCGCTTCCGTCTGCAACAAGGGGAACCGGTCGTCCTCGAGGTCGCGTTCACAGACGGCGACGACTACCTCGAATCAGAACGGGTCGTCCGATTGCTCGCCGAGAGCGAGGCCGGTGACAGGTTCCAGATCGAACTCGACGAGACCGAAGACGGCACCTACGCGACCGTCCAGACGCTGCCGTCGGACGGAGACTGGGAGCTACGGATTACCGGTGAGCCCGGCGGCGAGTTCGTCGCCCAAACGGTCGACGCGCACGTGGAATCCGATGCCGGTACCCACGACCACGACGAAACGGACCACAGCACTGGCAGCGACGCCTCGCCGTTCGCGACACTGCTTCAGTTCGGGGCCGTCGCGGTCGGGGTGGTTGGCTCGGTCGCAGTGGCCGTCGAGGCGACGCAGTTCCGGAAGCGGTCGTAA
- a CDS encoding DUF7342 family protein, which produces MDDWTETMTARDRIEDVALTLRKPRSVNWIKEQAEVGSWETAKSHLESLVDAGQLTVVTVDGDTLYKIDPMRAYLDHIQELVVENTKDELRDELEAIAAEIADWKREYDVDSLEELEASLGEELPPEEIRDRRKVITYWEENNHHRQLITNALGLYDDLSAQSHASDSNHPQYAD; this is translated from the coding sequence ATGGATGACTGGACTGAAACGATGACCGCCCGCGATCGGATCGAGGACGTTGCTCTCACACTCCGCAAGCCGCGGTCAGTTAATTGGATCAAAGAGCAAGCAGAAGTTGGCTCCTGGGAAACGGCGAAATCCCATCTCGAGTCACTTGTCGACGCTGGACAGTTGACTGTCGTTACAGTCGACGGGGATACGCTCTACAAAATCGATCCGATGCGCGCATATCTCGATCACATCCAGGAGCTCGTTGTCGAGAACACGAAAGACGAACTGCGAGACGAACTCGAAGCAATCGCCGCAGAAATTGCAGACTGGAAGCGCGAGTACGACGTCGACTCTCTCGAGGAACTCGAGGCATCGCTCGGCGAGGAACTTCCGCCAGAGGAAATCCGAGATCGCCGAAAGGTCATCACCTACTGGGAAGAGAATAACCACCACCGACAGCTAATCACGAACGCTCTCGGGTTGTACGACGATCTCTCGGCACAGAGTCACGCTTCGGATTCCAATCACCCCCAATACGCGGATTAA
- a CDS encoding PadR family transcriptional regulator: MYDITAFQRDLLYVIAGHEEPHGLAIKDELQDYYEAEINHGRLYPNLDTLVEKGLVKKGTLDKRTNSYTITDRGYRELEARREWESQYVEDV, encoded by the coding sequence ATGTATGATATAACAGCTTTCCAACGCGACTTGCTGTACGTCATTGCTGGCCACGAAGAGCCTCATGGCTTGGCGATAAAAGATGAACTCCAAGACTACTACGAAGCAGAGATCAACCACGGACGGCTCTACCCAAATCTCGATACGCTCGTCGAGAAAGGGCTGGTCAAGAAGGGGACACTCGACAAACGGACGAATTCATACACGATTACCGATCGGGGATATCGAGAACTCGAGGCCCGCCGTGAGTGGGAAAGTCAGTACGTCGAAGACGTATAG